One genomic segment of Humidesulfovibrio mexicanus includes these proteins:
- a CDS encoding potassium channel family protein yields MATLVDITRLRALKDKWGPLFQFLLGLVLMACIFAGGVCVYMFIEGWGFVDSFYMVVITLSTVGFGEIQPLSDRARLLTSGIIILGVGNFAYIVGSFSQMLVDGHLHNLLWRRKVQRRINRLENHYIICGFGRIGGVVVQEILKVSPDVVVIEHDPELVEQLKRDGIMHLQGDATNDALLIDAGIQRAKSIVTALTDEAANVYVTLTARQLNPKISIIARANNASHITRLEFAGADRVVLPHLIGGVRMAHTVLRPTVTDFLDLAVRGNIDLQLEQLVITPGSRYVGVSLMDSNIRKDYDLIVVAIKREDGQLVFNPGPREELRSGDTLISLGRPSELQRIGEHL; encoded by the coding sequence ATGGCCACCTTGGTTGACATCACTCGTCTACGCGCCCTCAAGGACAAGTGGGGCCCGCTTTTCCAGTTCCTGTTGGGGCTGGTGCTCATGGCCTGCATATTCGCAGGCGGCGTATGCGTGTACATGTTCATCGAGGGCTGGGGGTTCGTCGACAGCTTCTACATGGTGGTCATCACGCTTTCCACGGTGGGCTTTGGCGAAATCCAACCCTTGTCCGACCGGGCCAGGCTGCTCACCTCAGGCATCATCATCCTTGGCGTCGGCAACTTCGCGTACATCGTCGGGTCATTTTCGCAGATGCTTGTTGACGGGCACCTGCACAATCTTTTGTGGAGGCGCAAAGTGCAGCGGCGCATAAACAGGCTTGAGAACCACTACATCATCTGCGGTTTCGGGCGCATCGGCGGCGTGGTGGTCCAGGAGATCCTCAAGGTCAGCCCGGATGTCGTGGTCATCGAACACGATCCGGAGCTTGTCGAGCAGCTCAAACGCGATGGAATCATGCACCTGCAGGGCGACGCCACCAACGATGCGTTGCTGATCGACGCTGGGATCCAGCGCGCCAAATCCATCGTCACCGCCCTTACGGACGAGGCGGCCAACGTCTACGTGACCCTCACGGCCCGGCAGCTGAATCCCAAGATTTCCATCATTGCGCGCGCCAACAACGCCTCGCACATCACCCGGCTGGAGTTCGCCGGGGCCGACCGGGTCGTGCTGCCGCACCTCATCGGCGGGGTGCGCATGGCCCATACCGTGCTACGCCCGACCGTGACGGATTTTCTCGATCTGGCTGTGCGCGGGAATATCGACCTGCAACTGGAGCAGCTCGTCATCACTCCGGGCTCCCGCTACGTGGGCGTCTCACTGATGGATTCGAACATCCGCAAGGACTATGACCTCATTGTGGTCGCCATCAAGCGGGAGGATGGGCAACTGGTGTTCAACCCTGGGCCGAGGGAGGAACTGCGCAGCGGCGACACCCTCATCAGTCTGGGGCGGCCATCGGAACTGCAACGCATCGGAGAGCATTTGTGA